Proteins encoded within one genomic window of Brassica rapa cultivar Chiifu-401-42 chromosome A09, CAAS_Brap_v3.01, whole genome shotgun sequence:
- the LOC103837713 gene encoding uncharacterized protein LOC103837713, with translation MACLEMYNFSGGGDISPRISFSNDFVETRPETTKTPRSSPLSKPEGSSSATDNFEFSVSDYTMMPADELFSKGKLLPFKETNQVQRTLREELLVEDEEESPHEATNIFSLKRPIFSSSSSKGRWKGLLSLKRTHGGSKNNEEPFLHMIDNKQSQEAMGGREGLSCRGMKKSV, from the exons ATGGCATGCTTAGAAATGTACAACTTCAGTGGTGGTGGTGACATAAGTCCTAGAATCTCTTTCTCTAATGATTTCGTTGAGACTAGGCCTGAGACGACGAAGACGCCAAGATCAAGCCCTCTCTCCAAACCAGAGGGTTCTTCCTCAGCTACTGATAACTTCGAGTTTTCTGTCTCCGACTACACAATGATGCCTGCTGATGAACTTTTCTCTAAAGGAAAGCTGTTGCCATTCAAGGAGACTAACCAAGTCCAGAGAACATTGAGAGAAGAGCTCCTCgtcgaagatgaagaagaaagtcCTCATGAAGCTACCAACATCTTCTCTCTCAAGCGACCCAtcttctcatcttcttcctctaagGGAAGGTGGAAAGGGCTTTTGAGCCTTAAGAGGACCCATGGTGGGTCTAAGAACAATGAAGAACCATTTCTTCACATGATCGATAACAAACAGTCTCAG GAAGCAATGGGTGGAAGAGAAGGCTTAAGTTGCAGGGGCATGAAGAAGAGTGTGTAG
- the LOC103837714 gene encoding precursor of CEP6, with translation MKISIYIVLTILFISMVCYKIPYTEARQLRETDSADRDHHFTAGSTDDFGPTYPGNSPGIGHKLKENNEIVDAFKDDFKPMTPGHSLGSGYVVNNGPKA, from the coding sequence ATGAAAATTTCAATTTATATCGTTCTTACCATTCTCTTCATTTCGATGGTATGTTATAAAATACCATACACTGAGGCAAGGCAGTTGCGAGAAACCGACAGTGCAGATCGTGATCATCATTTCACAGCCGGTAGCACTGATGATTTTGGGCCTACTTATCCGGGTAATAGTCCGGGTATTGGTCATAAATTGAAGGAGAATAATGAAATAGTCGACGCGTTTAAAGATGACTTCAAGCCTATGACACCAGGACATAGTCTCGGCTCTGGATATGTTGTCAACAATGGGCCTAAGGCGTAG